Genomic segment of Candidatus Flexicrinis affinis:
TTCCGGCTCTCGAAGCTGAAGGAACAGGGGATAGGTCACGTCGACCGTCTCCCGTTCAGCATCAAGATCCTCCTCGAGAACGCCCTGCGCCACCTCGACAACTTCGAGGTCAGCGAACAGGACGTGCGCAACATTGCTGCGTGGGACCCGACCGGCGCGGACAAGCCGGAAATCCCGTTCAAGCCGGCGCGTGTCGTCCTGCAGGACTTCACCGGCGTGCCGTGTGTGGTCGACCTTGCCGCGCTGCGCTCCGCGATGGTGCGAATGGGCGGCGACCCGGCCAAGATCAATCCGAACATCCCCGTCGACCTCGTGATCGACCACTCCGTGCAGGTCGACGCCTTTGGCTCGGATGCGGCGCTCAAGATCAACGCCAGCTTCGAGTTCGAACGCAATCGCGAACGCTACGAGTTCCTGCACTGGGGCCAGAAGGCCTTCCAGAACTTCAAAGTCGTCCCGCCGGCCACCGGCATCGTGCATCAGGTCAACCTCGAATACCTCGCCAAGGTCGTGCAGACCGGCCCGGACGGGTCGCTCTATCCCGACTCGCTGGTCGGCACCGACAGCCACACGACGATGATCAATGGTCTCGGCGTGCTGGGCTGGGGCGTCGGCGGCATCGAAGCAGAAGCGGCGATGCTCGGCCAACCCATCTACATGCTGATGCCCGAGGTGATCGGCTTCAAGCTGACCGGCCAACTGCGCGAAGGCGCAACGGCCACCGATCTCGTTCTGGTCGTCACGCAGATGCTGCGCAAGAAGGGCGTGGTCGACAAGTTCGTCGAGTTCTTCGGCGCCGGCCTGAGCAAACTCAGCCTGCCCGACCGCGCTACCATCGCCAATATGGCGCCCGAATACGGCGCGACGATGGGCTTCTTCCCGGTTGATGACGAAACGCTCAACTACCTGCGCCGCACTGGCCGCGACGACGCGCTCGTCGCCGTAGTCGAAGCGTACAGCAAGGAACAGGGACTGTTCCGTACAGATGCCACGGTCGATCCGATTTTCACCGACGTCGTCGAGCTGGACCTCAGCTCGGTCGAGCCGAGCATGGCCGGCCCGCAGCGCCCGCAGGATCGCATTCTGCTGCGCGAGGTCAAGGCGACGTTCAAGCAGGCGCTCGAAGCGCCGGTCAACGAGCGCGGCTACGCCCTCAGTGAGAGTCAGCTTGAGCGCGTCGGCGTTGTTCAGAACGGCGCTAAGCACGAGATCACGCACGGTGCGGTCGTCATCGCGGCAATCACGAGCTGCACCAACACCAGCAACCCGTCGGTGATGGTGGCTGCAGGCTTGCTCGCCAAGAACGCCGTCGAAAAAGGCCTGACCCGTCAGCCGTACGTCAAAACCAGCCTTGCCCCCGGCTCGAAGGTCGTGACCGAGTATCTCGATAAGGCCGGCTTGTCTGACTATCTCGATCAGCTCGGCTTCCAGACGGTCGGTTACGGCTGTACGACCTGCATCGGCAACAGCGGCCCGCTGCCGGCCGAGGTCAGCGCCGCGGTGAACGAGTCTGATCTTGTCGCCGCCGCAGTGCTGAGTGGCAACCGCAATTTCGCGGGCCGCATCAGCCCTGACGTGAAGGCCAACTTCCTCGCGTCTCCGCCGCTGGTCGTCGCCTATGCGCTAGCCGGAACGGTGGACATCAACTTCGATACTGACCCGATCGGCACCGGCAAGGATGGCGCGCCGGTCTTCCTGCGTGACATCTGGCCGAGCCAGCGCGAGATT
This window contains:
- the acnA gene encoding aconitate hydratase AcnA, coding for MANFVDAFGARGTLRVGPRDYTVFRLSKLKEQGIGHVDRLPFSIKILLENALRHLDNFEVSEQDVRNIAAWDPTGADKPEIPFKPARVVLQDFTGVPCVVDLAALRSAMVRMGGDPAKINPNIPVDLVIDHSVQVDAFGSDAALKINASFEFERNRERYEFLHWGQKAFQNFKVVPPATGIVHQVNLEYLAKVVQTGPDGSLYPDSLVGTDSHTTMINGLGVLGWGVGGIEAEAAMLGQPIYMLMPEVIGFKLTGQLREGATATDLVLVVTQMLRKKGVVDKFVEFFGAGLSKLSLPDRATIANMAPEYGATMGFFPVDDETLNYLRRTGRDDALVAVVEAYSKEQGLFRTDATVDPIFTDVVELDLSSVEPSMAGPQRPQDRILLREVKATFKQALEAPVNERGYALSESQLERVGVVQNGAKHEITHGAVVIAAITSCTNTSNPSVMVAAGLLAKNAVEKGLTRQPYVKTSLAPGSKVVTEYLDKAGLSDYLDQLGFQTVGYGCTTCIGNSGPLPAEVSAAVNESDLVAAAVLSGNRNFAGRISPDVKANFLASPPLVVAYALAGTVDINFDTDPIGTGKDGAPVFLRDIWPSQREILDVVGSSITAEMYREQYGNVYDGNPDWNAIPSKSEPVYSWDDASTYVQEPPFFVDMPAEAPGVAPITGARALALFGDSVTTDHISPAGSIAKDSPAGAYLLGKGVERKDFNSYGARRGNDRIMTRGTFANIRLRNLLAPGTEGGVTHYLPTGELMSIYDAAMKYQADGTPLVILAGKDYGMGSSRDWAAKGTFLLGVKAVIAQSFERIHRSNLVMMGVLPLVFEDGQSWQSLGIAGNEHFRIEGLDDNIQPKQKLTVVATGADGSEKRFTATARVDTPVEVEYYKNGGILQTVLRNFLRQ